From Paenibacillus sp.:
AAGAAATTCACCGTGGAAGATTCCGCGATGGCGATGATCACGATGCAGAACGGCGCGACGATCATGCTGGAATCGAGCTGGGCGATCAACCTGGTGCGCACCGGCGAAGCGAAGACGACGCTGTGCGGCACGGAAGGCGGCGCGGATATGGACGACGGGCTGCGCATCAACGGGGAGAAGTACGGCAAGCTGTTCACGAATCGCATCGAGCTCGACGCCCGAGGCGTAGACTTCTACGACGGCAGCAAAGAAGATCCGGCCGATCTCGAAATGAAGCTGTGGCTTGCGGCGATCGAGAACGACACCGATCCGGTCGTGACGCCGGAACAGGCCTGTGTCGTATCCGAAATTCTTGAAGCGGTATACGAATCTTCGAGAACGGGCAAGGCGGTATATTTCGAATAAAAAAAGCGGCTCCGCTTCACGCGGGCCGCTTTTTTCCTTAAAAACCTACTTTGTAAGGATCGACGGCCAACACAGGGTCGCCGTTCACGGAAAGCCAGATATAGTAGTACTCGTAATCTACGCCGGTCGGGTTGATTACATTGCTATAAATGGATTGTTGCAGTTGGAACGTGAGAGCGCCAGTACCTAATTTCGGTGCCGATACCAAAGGGACGTTCACATTCAAATGTTTGTCGGAAGAAGAGTCGTACGTAGCGGCGCTCGCCATGCCTGCGAAGGCCAGTTGGCAAGCGAGAATCGCTCCGCCGATCAGCAGCGTGCGTTTCGTTGTCATCCCAATTCACCTCGTTGCGCTCAAAATAAAAAAAGCGCTCCATTCGGTAACTGGCTGCCATTCGCTGTAACGAGAAGGCCCTCTAGTTTTGCGTCCTTGTCTTTCGACAAGTTTGCCTTTTATCAAGAAGTGCTTTGCTTCCTAGCGTTAATATTTTAAGAAGATGCTTAGTGATGAAAATATATCAACTTTCGACATGCCTGTCAATGAGAAAGTTGGTATATTCGCGGCCGCGACGTCACAGTTTCGTTTCGCCGGCGATCGAGAGGAACGCTCGAACGATTTCGGGGTGATACATCGTTCCGCTGCATCTCTCGATTTCCTGCATCGCTTCTTCCTGCGGGCGCCCTTTCTGATACACGCGATCCACGGTCATGGCGTCGTAGGAATCTACGACGGTGATGATGGCGGCCAGCTTGGAAATTTGATTGCCCTGCAGACCGCGAGGATATCCTTTGCCGTCGTAGCGTTCATGATGCTGTTCCACCACTTCCCCGACGATTTTCAAATCGGGCATGCCCGTTTCTTCCAGCAGCCGCCGTCCGTATACCGTATGCAGCTTCATCTGCTCGAACTCTTCGTCGGTCAGTTTGGACGGTTTGTTGAGAATGTGCTCCGGGATTTGCGTTTTGCCGACGTCATGCAGGAAGCCCGCCAAGTTCAAAACGTAGATTTCGTAAGGGGAAAGCCCCATTCTCTCTCCTACGAGGGTAGCCAACTTTTTGATCCGGTTGCAGTGGTCGGAGGTGTACCCGTCTTTCTCTTCGATTTTCACGGCGAGGTCGAACAATTTTTGAATGGATCCGCTGTAATTATGAAAATAAGGCCGGGAGACGACGTATAAGATTTCGGTTTCCCCGACGGCGACGAACATCGCCATCTCGGTAATCATATGCGCGGTAACGGAATCGCCCGGGCTCAGGACGACGTCCCCTTCCGGGCGTTTCCAAATCAATTGTCCGGATAAAATATAAATATATTCGAGCGCTTCCCAGCCTTCTTCGGGAGCGAGGTAAGAGCTGACGCCGTCTTCCAGCTTATGATGAATGATTTCCGTGCCGTCGCCGGTCGTGATCAAGGAGAAGAGCTGACCTTTCATGGGTACGGACTCGATGTATTCGCCTTTTCGATGGACTCTGACCCTCATCTTCCAGATCTCTCCCCCAGGTTCGATTGCATTCAGTATATCACTCGCGCTTCGGATATGGAGAATTATGTTGAAATTTGTCGAGTTTTATACAATTTTGCGGCAATCTCGAGCTGACGGGACGGACGCATTCTGTTACGAGCCGTTCCCCGCGGTCACCGGATACGGTTCCCGCAGCCTGTCCTTGAACTGCTTCGGCGAGCAGCCGTTCAATCGGCGGAACACGTCGTAAAAATGGCCGAGGTTCGTCATGCCGACCGATTCGGCCACTTCGGCGATGCTGGCGTTGCCGGTGAGCAGCAGCTGCTCGGCTTTCTTGATGCGCTTGTACAAGACGAAGTCGCTGAACGACATGCCGACCGCCTTTTTAAACAACTTGATGAAGTGAGTATAACTCATGTTCAACCGGGCGCTCAGCTCCGAGACGGACAGCTTCTCGCCGAGATGCGACTCGATGTAATCGACCGCGGGCTGGAGCCGCTCGAACAAGCCGTTGTCGAGATAGTTTAAGTGCTTGTTCGTGTCGTGACGGAGCAGCAGGAGCAGCATTTCTTTGATGCGGGAGGAGACGGCCAATTCGTAGCCGCTTCTCTTCTCGTTCATTTCCCGGTAAATGTCGCGAATGAGCGCGCCCGTCCGTTCGCGGACGTCCGGATGCTCGGCATACACGTAATTAAGCGAGCTCAGCGGACGAATGACTTCCGAGAAATGCTGCATGCTCTTTAGCGTGCTTTCGTCCCAATATTTGCGGAGATCGATTTGGAAGACGATGTAGCTGAGCTGTCCGTCCGTCGTTTGGATCGTCGTGTGCGGCTCCGAGGAGCCGAAGACGGCGACATCGCCTTCGCCGAGGACGAATCGGTCCTGCTTGCAGAAGGCGGTCATCCCCCCGTGCAAAATATGAAGAAACTCGACTTCTTTATGGTAATGCCACAAGGAGAAGCGCTGGCTTTGCCAGTCCTGCTCAATGCGGGTTTGGACGTCTCCGCCGCTGTCGAA
This genomic window contains:
- a CDS encoding HD-GYP domain-containing protein — encoded protein: MRVRVHRKGEYIESVPMKGQLFSLITTGDGTEIIHHKLEDGVSSYLAPEEGWEALEYIYILSGQLIWKRPEGDVVLSPGDSVTAHMITEMAMFVAVGETEILYVVSRPYFHNYSGSIQKLFDLAVKIEEKDGYTSDHCNRIKKLATLVGERMGLSPYEIYVLNLAGFLHDVGKTQIPEHILNKPSKLTDEEFEQMKLHTVYGRRLLEETGMPDLKIVGEVVEQHHERYDGKGYPRGLQGNQISKLAAIITVVDSYDAMTVDRVYQKGRPQEEAMQEIERCSGTMYHPEIVRAFLSIAGETKL
- a CDS encoding AraC family transcriptional regulator; the protein is MYPDMRYEQVVYQDPFLAIRIWQIDTAFDSGGDVQTRIEQDWQSQRFSLWHYHKEVEFLHILHGGMTAFCKQDRFVLGEGDVAVFGSSEPHTTIQTTDGQLSYIVFQIDLRKYWDESTLKSMQHFSEVIRPLSSLNYVYAEHPDVRERTGALIRDIYREMNEKRSGYELAVSSRIKEMLLLLLRHDTNKHLNYLDNGLFERLQPAVDYIESHLGEKLSVSELSARLNMSYTHFIKLFKKAVGMSFSDFVLYKRIKKAEQLLLTGNASIAEVAESVGMTNLGHFYDVFRRLNGCSPKQFKDRLREPYPVTAGNGS